TTTGGTATTTACCACCGTGAAAATCGGTAAAAGGTGAGGTTAGGATAAGTTATGGGTTTATTTTCGAAGTAAAGTCGAACGACGGGAAAAGTAGAAGTCCAAATCGCTTACGAAAAACACGAATCCACGTTGCCTTGGAAAATCATTAACGTACCAAATTCTTATGTTTCCGTTACGTTAGCTTACAACTGGCACAAGATTACTAGtataatgaataaataaactgattttatttatcagacctcaaattatttaaattattttcgttATGAAGTAtccattgttaaaatttggaaGAGGGATGTTGAAGGATCGTTACTGATTCGTAAGAATTTAAGCTGAAATGTGACACGAACAGGCCGATGGTAACTTGTAGATGTCAATGAAGATTCCCTTCTGGGGATCACATGGATCAAAGGAAAGCATCCGCTGGTAGACATATTTTTGCAAGCATTTGCTCTGATAGCAAGGTGCCAACGTGCGGCAAGATGAGCCGGGGAACAAACAAGTCTCGGTGCGCTGGGTCTGAGTGTATCCGGGCCAGGCCATTTCTTGGACGATGACGCGCCACTCACCTTCGGCATTGATTGCGCGGACAGGGCGGGCGTAAAGGACATCACTGGGGCAGATGTATCCTTCACCACCAACCCAGTTGCCCTTTTCGAAGGTGTTGCCGTGGTAATCAGAATAGTCGAAATGTTTCTCGGCTAAAGATGTCAGACCATCGACCAAGTTGTCAGCCGACTGTTCTGCAACATCAGCatatttcttcaaaataaTAGGGTCGTAATCGATGGCGTACTATGGGTATATaatcaaatattccattaagaATAGTGAActtaaagaattaaaatttccttCAGATTACCTTGACTTCTTTCTCGGGGTATTCAGAATCCTCAAGGCAAAAGGTCAGAGTGCCGTTTTTCGAGCATTTGGGGGCCTTGCGAGAGTCACAGTATTCGCTCTCGTACTTTTGGTTATAAGGTGCAGGGTATGCAGGTTGGGGATAGGATGGCTTGGGGTAATAAGTTGGCACTGGTGAAGGATATGCTGGCTTTGGGTAGGCTGGAGGAGGGTATGTTGGATTTGGATAGGCTGGTGTAGTAGGGTAAGTTGGTTTTGGGTAGGTTGGTGTAGTAGGATAAGCTGGTTTTGAATAGGCTGGTGTAGTAGGGTAAGTTGGTTTTGGGTAGGTTGGTGTAGTAGGATAAGTTGGTTTTGGATAGGTTGGTGTAGTAGGGTAAGTTGGTTTGGGGTAGGCAGGTGTAGTAGAGTAAGTTGGTTTTGGATAGGCTGGTGCTGGAGTAGGATAGGAAGGTTTGGGGTACGCTGGAGCTCGTTCGGGGTATTCTGGTTTAGGGTAAGAAGTTGGTGGAGGAAAGAAAGTATTGGGGTAATGTTGAGGTTCAGGCTCGGCCATTACTGCAACCAACACGGCTGCCAAACACAACTAGATTTTTTAACGAGAATTTCTACTGTTATTAATTATATTAACACTTAATTGATCATTGAGCGCTAATTGGAGTTGAACTTACCACAGTTTTTATGTTCAACATCTCAAAATTTTTCTGATCCGCAATTTTCAAAGTTGTTTGGGTGATTGTCAGCTTTCGACTGATGCTGATTCAAACATACCCAAAGGTTTTTATAGCGCGCCATGCTTTGCAGTCAACAGTTCTTTCCTTGCACTAAACCAATTTCCATTTCACTGGTGATGTGGTGTCCTTGATCCATATTAACTTCTCTTTTTgtaacaacaaaataactttGGTCAAAATATTACCCCATTGGAGTACAACTTTTATAGCAGAAACCACCGGGGTGTAAACCAAAACGTCTAATGTCGGACTGATTGTTTCAGTTTGAGTGACTTTGGATTTCGCATAGTTGAGCTGTGGTCTACCCAATTTCCACTTCAATCTCTATTGACGAAATTGCCTAGTCAAtcggaaactttaaaaaaaaaaaagagctcttACTCTATTGGCAATGTGAAACATGTTTGGTATATAAAGGCGCGGTCTCATCTTGTTTGAATTAGTTGTTACCAGAAAAGCAAAGCAAATAGAACATCTTACGAGACTCAGCATCACGATGTCTGTTCAATTCATGGTAAAGATATTCACATCAACATTCAAATACATTAAAAACAATTCTCTACTAAATGCGCTAATTCTTCTTATAGATTTTTGCTTCTTTGACGGTCGGAGTTCTCTGCTCGCCAGACCCGAACTACAGACCACCTGTTTACGGTGCTCAGCCAAAGTACGAGTACGTCGAGATTCCGCACTGCGCCAAAAACACGACCAAGTCCTGGTGCCTGGAAGACTCTGAATATCCCCAACATGAAGTGCAACAAGCCCTGGACCAACATTACCAGGCCGTCTTGGCTTTCTACAAGGACAAACTGGCCAACACTGAGAACTCTGTCGACGGACTGGACAAGTTGAACGACGAATCTTATCTCTGCCCAAGTTCCACCGATTACATCCGTCCTTTCCGGGCCATCAATGTCGACGGCAAGTGGCGGACCATCGTCAACGGCGTCGAGTCTTACGGCATCAAGTACACGCAAACTGCTCGAATTGAAGAATGCGACGTGGTCGTGGGTGCCACCTGCCCCTTGGTACCGTCCTGCTACGAGTCAAAATGCgtccagaaaaatattttccatcgCTTCTTGGTCTACAACCCGTACGACTACGCTTTCCCTTTCgccattgaaaaattcaagttgcccGGATCGTGCGGTTGCGTTGTCGGAGCTTTCcacctttaaaaaaacgcaTCAACTAAAACTGTGTCCATCGTATTGAGTAGTGGCACATGATCAAGAGCAAAGGAAAACTAACCAAATACTTACACataatcaattaaattattttacataACCGAAAAATAAACAGTGTTAATTAACAGTCAAGGTTTGAAAatcttacttttattttttaaactaataTTCTAAATTCTGAAAGCTTAGATTAAATTTCCCAAGCAATTATTCGAATAAAAATTAGGCTATACGGTATggtattgaataattttttagtaGCCTACTAATTGGAGCAGTTGCTAGTTTGCTACACGATTatgtttagatttttaaaacgtGACACGAACGGCTTGCTCAAAACCCTTCAAATTCTCAGCAATGACTCTTCCGTTTGTAATTGGAAGAAGTGCTAGGggcttttattttgatttgcacCGCAAATGAAAGTGCGCTGTTTTTTTACTAGTAATACTTGCACGAAGTTAGATCTTAGACAATTGTAAAATTGCATACCATAATACTTTTTCCCATGTGTAGTTCATTCGTGTAGTTCATACTGCATGCACTTCTATCCttcaaataacattttgactagtttattttgttttatagtTGAAATcgtcatgtttttaatgtttctagtTTCTAGAAAATGTATAAAGAAAGCATCTATCATAGCCAGAAGAAAGAATAGTAGTCGAAACTAAGTTACCATGCTATATCAGGAAGCTTTTCAaagcaaacattttttatgcAGACATTTGGTAAGCGTACCTGTTTCACAAAGTAGAAAATCAATGTACTAGAAGACACACAAGTAGGTTTAAGATAGCCTATTTCTATATTCTAAGATATGCTACAATGAAGATAAATGAGCAGACCCTACACCAGGCTACACTCACCAACACAATTTCCGATCTTCCACGAACATTGAGGCAGCACTCCAAACACAGTTATATTCCACTTGAGATAGCATGGGCACATTTTAATTtcagaaaatattttcatgcATCTACACTATTcacaatatttaaaatgaaatcctTCGCCGATATCTTATGCAATCTGCCTTTAATCTCTACACTTTCACCATGCTGCCTTCGATTCAATAGTACTCTTTAAACTTTTTTGACGTTTTCATACTGACTTAAAAAGCTTGGAAATAAATATAACAGGCTGTAACATTACACTGAACTAGTTACAgctattttaaaatcaaacaaattaatttcacCTGACAACTGAAACCTCAGACCTCACATCATCACGCGCCTTTCTAATTTCTATCATCACCGCCATGATGGCACTCTTTTGTTTCTAACTTTTATATTTGTCAGCTGActgaaattgaaaacacatttttttaaaattttcatttgaaaatataataataataataataataataaattaataatgaaaaaacataccaatcctccaaaactttGCAATTGAAAAgtctgaaaatttgaattttaaaatttgaatcaagTAAGAACAGGTGGCTGATCAGGTGTTTTAAGCTCCGGTCATAATAGGTCGTAAACATGGAAAGAATTTAAATCGAATACGGGATAATTGGTCGGATGCATTGGACTTCAACCATTTGCTTGGGCTCAGGTAAAACTACTACCTATTATTGACTGACAGAACTCTAcctttatattttcttctttagtaGCACACCGGTACCGCACGCATAAAGGTGGGAATAATCGGAATTATAGAATATCTAGAATTCTAACTGTTTGCTCGCTTCACCAATACTGTTCGTCTATAAGTGACGGGAATAGTAATACGTAGCCTAGCCTATATTTCGCTGTGCTAAAATTACAACGAATACTAAAAGACGATATGGCAATGCTTTAACTTAACGCAATAACGCATTACTGCACACGCCATATATTTTTGGTTTCCAAGGAAATCCCCAGACTCTCGTTTCGCTGAAAGTATTGAACATTATAGCCAGCAGAAAAAACCCAATGTATATATAAATTATTAATAGtttctgcttttcttttttatttgtcggaTGTCATTAATATAGGAAAGGAATTTTATATCTGACAGAGTAATAGACTATTAGGctcatcttttctctctcaacagTTAATTCGTAAGTTATATTCTGGAAAGCAATGCGCATAATAAATTATATCCTCACGGCTTTTCTGAGATGAGGtgatataataaaaattaacgcCCAAGGCAGTGGGCTATACAGGACAGGTGGATGAACCAGACTAACACACAGGAGAAAAGAATCGTTTCACCGCTGATGGGTAAATTCGAATGGGCCAGGAAAATCCCCTGTATTGGCTTTCGTCGAGAAAAGAAGAGTTTTGAATAATGTACATTTCAGGGActtgattaaaaatgaatgcAAGCCGAAGATATAAGAAAGGAGGAAGTGTGTGCGGGATCTCGATGTGAAGTTGATGACGCTCTGTGGATGACCGAGAGTGTATGGCATCTTGTGGCCACCTGCGTTCACTATAATGAGTGATAGAGTTGGCTctaatttctcattttcttcctCTAACATCCGATGTGATGGCAGACCTATTTTACTTTATAGTATATGGTAGTGCTGCGGTAAAGAtgtttggttttctctttctttcaattGGAACTTCACCACCAACGCCGGTCACCGCCATCACCGCAAAACCATTCGGGAGCAGCAATATGGGTATATAAGAGACGAGTCGCTCTTCCAAAAGTCACATTCCACTGCCAGCAACAACTCAGTAAAGCAACGATGAAACTCAATACTCAATCAGTAAGTACAGGATTTCATTTTATCATATAATTCAGTTATttaatacaaattttgaattaacCTTTAATTTTTTACCGGTTTTATTGCATCAAGGTTCTAGTGCTCTTCTGCCTTTTGCTGGCCAATGCTCTGGCTGAACCCAATCGCGAAAAACGATCACGTtagtcaattttaattttgaccttttTTACAGTCCCAGAATTAACGGCTTAAGggaaaatttccaattttcaaAACTGTAGATACTGCTATAGAAATGAGCTGACTTTATAACTGTTATTAGTGCTCAGTAGGCTAGTATACTTGTATTTTGACACACATATCTCAATTGCAGCCGATGGACACGGACACGGACATCATCATGACCACAGTCACGATCATGAACACGAGCACGGACACGGTGCTGGCATCCCGATTCACACTCCCGATGTGAGCCCACAGTATTACGCCCAACAGTATGCTTCGCCTCCTTCTTACGATGCTCAACCGTCCGAGTACCAGGAGCAGCAACCGTATGAAGAACATCAGGCAGCTTCGTCTTTCGATGCCCCAAAAGGACCCCAAGAATACGATACTCCTTATTACAGCAGTCCTTCTGCTCCTGAATACAGTCCACCAGCTCCTGAATACTCTCCTCCAGCACCGGAATACAGCCCCCCTGCTCCTGAATACTCACAACCGGCACCGGAATACAATTCTCCAGCTCCTGCTTATTCTCCACCAGCTCCTGCTTATTCTCCACCAGCTCCTGCTTACTCTCCACCAGCTCCTGCTTACTCTCCACCGGCTCCTGCTTACTCTCCACCGGCTCCTGCTTACTCTCCACCAGCGCCTTACTCCCCACCGGCTCCTTCTTACTCACCATCGGCTCCTCAATCCTACCAAACTCCAGCAGCACCTTCCTATTATCCCCCAGCTGCTTCTTACAGCGCTCCTACTGCTCAGTACAGCCCGTCTTACGAAGCCCCGCAAGAGACTTATGAAGTCCCTCAGTATTCTTACGGTGCTCCCAAAGGCAAAAAGCCCAAGGGAAGTTATGGAGCTCCCAAAGCTACTAAAGCCCCCAAAGCCAAGAAACCAAAGGGCAGTTATGGCGCTCCTAAAGCCAAGAAGCCCAAGTCCAGCTACGGACCTCCCAAACACTCGTACAGTGCTCCATTGCAGTCGTATTCAGCTCCTGCTCCCTCTTACCAGGCCCCAACTCCTTCCTACCAAGCCCCATCTTACCAGGCCCCAGCTCCATCTTATCAAGCACCGGCTTATTCTGCTCCAGCCCCAGCCTATTCTGCTCCAGCTTATTCAGCTCCAGCTTATTCAGCTCCAGCCCCAGCTTACTCTGCTCCGGCTCCAGTTTACTCTGCTCCTCAACAATCCTACCAACCTCAACAACAAGGCTATGGTAAGTAAACGTTAAACGTGAGTTCACTGGCTGATCCACACGAATTGtcgttgaaaattgaaatgtctAAGATcctgttaaatttttcttattgctTTATAATAGtcaatctttatttttcaagccGGTTActtgaatgttaacatttacAATGCAGATCCACAGTTTGAATTGTGCCCTATACTCATTGTATAATAGTTGCaatcaaaaatataaagaaaactggttttgttgctgaaattaattttcaagtgttatttatttacatgGAAGAGAATGAAAATTGCGCATAAAGGTGCGAGAGAACGGATGTTGAATTATTAAATGCGtctagaaaaattaaataataaaaaataaaagccgcGAGTCTTTATAAATTACCAGCTAGAAGTAGATACTGAACAATTAATTGGTCTTCCATTGGGCTGCTCTATACAacagaaagaataaaacatgTTTATAGAATATAGAATTTGATGGCTAAAAATTTGGAAACCGACACGGTCtcatggcttagatggcaaagcgcctgcctagtaagcaggagatcacgagttcgagtctcgttgggacctaaTCTTTTTCATTCACCAATATTTTATCTCTTGCGTGATAACAGTTTTACAAATGTCACGAAAGAATTCAAAACatcttaattattttctttcaaattaaaacataGAAAATTATCATTGCGCTCCTCCGCGTGGTTCAACTAGGGCATCAAAATATTTGGAAGGAGATAACCTAACGCACCCTAAGGATATGCATAGGCAGTTAAATCTTATCGTGAGTTCGTGACGCTAAAGACTTCTGGATGATAAGTGTATTCTATCTAATATTAATCTTGACGCAGACAGCAGTTCGGGAAATGGTCACACATTGAAAACATGTTCTTTGCCCATACCAACAATTTTATTATAGTTTTGTTAACTAAATAAgaatggaatttttgaaaactagTCCTTGTtggttgattttcttcttcacgttAGTGCAAAGTAAAAATCAAATGGGTGCTGTTTTGTCGTTATTATTGGAAtcttatttttgatttgttgtttgACAAGGTTATCATGCAGCCATATCGTGTCCGCCTTCAACACCAGTGAAACTCAACACATTCTGTCATCATTCTCAAGTGTCTGTTCCATTTCCTTTTGAATGTGACGCTACCCCTGTAAACTACTGTCACAATGGTATAACcttaattaaatgaaatcaagACGCGCATAAATTAATAACAAGCTCGTGTTTATCCAATCGTAGCCGAAAACTTGTTGCAGCCGAACAATTCAACTAAAGTTTACTTGGACGGCAACAGATTCTTTGACGGCGATTTAATTGGCAATTGCTGGAACGATTCGACGACGACTTATAGCCAATCTGGACATTGGCAGATTAAATTAGAtacaattcaaaatatttatgcCGTCCTAGTCAGAACGCTCGGTCCCGCAAGTAATAACACGCTCAAtcataattttattatcaaaACATATTCCGTAATTATAGTTGACGTACATAGGAAATCAATCAAGTTCGCTTCGGGTTAGTTTAACGAGACACGTATCAAGTAACCGGTCAGAAACCACCCGATGTCACGACTTTAATTACCGTGATGGATATCACACGTTTTATTGTTACCATCCTGACGAAGCTTTAACGACAAGTTACCGGCCAGGATTCGATGCCAAATTTGTGGATATCGTTGGAGAAGTTTACATTGACGAAACATGCGATTTTACAAACATCGTCAAACTCTATTCTTACCCAGgtgaatttaattaattcattaaCATAAAATTAAACATATAAATTGCCTTCCTGTATATATTCAAGTTAGAGTTTGCGGTATTCCGGAAGCCCATCACAATCAAACCATAGAACCTTATGCCAACTATTACCTAATCGGTCAACAGGTAACGTACAGGTGTTCTGATGACGTACACACACTCATCGGGCAGCCAGATCGAGTCTGTCAACATAATGGTTTGTGGAGTGGAAATACGCCCATGTGTGTTCTAGGTATAGTCCGTCTATTAACTATTGCGCAATAaactttctattttattaaataatttttccttgtgGAAAAGTTCGAAAATTTCAACCACAAACTCAACTGATCCATCGCATGGGAAACACGGAATTGTATTGGCCGGCCGATCGTCTGTCAAATGCAACGCGTCTTGATGAGATGGAAATGATTACTTATGGATTCGAGGCTGAATATTGCATCAACCGTACTCTACTGGAATATCACTCTggtgaattaatttcattgatttatctttttatttaaaaaaaatgttaattggTGCATTAGAACTTTCTACAGGTACGGAATTGTCCGTTTATACGACGTCTGTCAACGGAACTCGGCATATTTGGGCAGCAAACGGCACGTTTGGCAAATACTCGAATAAACAATACTTTGTCCCTCGAGTACCTTTTGTGTGTTGTTCTAATGTGACAATTCAAAGACACCAGGACTTAGCGACGCGCGCCATTTTCAAACGATCTGAATTCATCTATCAAATAGAAGCAGATGGTTACCGCCGTGAGCAAATTTCATAGTTTAATATGTCAATATCTGCTTGACATTTCATTAAAACTTTTAGATCgtgagttctattgtctgcGACCTCATCTCTTTCCCAATATGAAATTTTCCATCAAACCGAACCATACAATCGAAAACGGAGTAACTGTGACGATTGAATGCAGTAAAGGTTTCCATCAGCAAAATGCAGATCCAGCTGAAATTCTATGCGAAAATGGAATGTGGAAAGGAAGATTCCCAATCTGTGAAAGTACGTTTGACCTCATTTCTGATTTAACTAATATGACATCAAATTTAGTTTGCATAAGATCTCTCCCCACTGTTTTTGGAAAAACCATTATGCAAGCGGGGGgtgcaaataatttttaaaatccatttCCTTCGGGAAAATAGGTACAAGTCTACAACACTTTTAGTCAGTATTCTCTATGGGGGGACAGGTAGATTCGGTCTGAAATTAACTATAGTTGCCTGAATATGTCGTTTGCGTGTCTGTGCTCGCAGGAAAACATTGTCCACAGCCCATCAAGCGCAGTCATTCTTCCTGGAACTATGAAAATAAAGGATTGAAATTTAATCAAGTGCGTTACAAGTGTGACCACGGGTTTGAACTACAAggtaacttttaaaattattaaaattaaaaattcgttACATAATTCGATTACGCGCAGGCCGTAACGCTGCCACTTGTATTGATGGTAGATGGACTACCCCATCTCCAACTTGCAAAggtaaatttatatttatttaacttacctgttgaataataatttagacAATTAACTTTTGTTTTCAGTTACGTTTTGTCCGAGTGTTGTTATGCCACCCAACTTGTTTTGCATGCTCAATCGTAAAAACGAGTTTTATGATGCCACTGGCAATGGAACAGTATTTCACCATGGCATTAGTCTTGTTTGCTACTGTCAGTTTGGATTCCGGGCTATAGGTATTTCTGCTATAAAAGTTAATTGAAATCTCgtgctcatttttatttctcttcttctaggAAATAGGACCGTTCGGTGTGATAATCAAGAATGGACGTCAGAGCTTCCGCAATGTCAAAGTAGTTCAATCCTAAAAAATAAGGCCACTGTATTACATGTAATTAAATAATAGCTCCTTAAATTATAGAGATATTATGTGGGAGCCCTCCATTCTTGATTCCAAGCGGTGCGAATAATTCCATCATCCAGCAACGCCATTGGGAAATTGGGTTACACAATTTTACCTGTCCAGACGAGTTGGTTATCAAAGGTAGGCCGCAGGCTATTAATTATGCacgtccgaaaaaatgacgttgaaattctttcattttcaactaGATTATAATGACCAAACGTCTCTAGAACTAATATGCCAAGAAAACGGTGAATGGGGTGAAACGGAAGTGTTTGAATGTGTTAATCAAACCAAAGGCCTTGAGTGTTATGTAATTTCGGGTATCGTTATGGGTGTAATTTTAGGACTGGCGCTAATTACTGTCTCTGTCGTGTTTGGTAAAAGGTGAATAACAttgtcatttcattatttttgacCCAATGTAacctaaaattaatttttaggcTTATGAGGAAAGCAGATAAAACAAAGAAGATTAACGAGAGTAGAAGAAATTTGACGATCGTTGAAGACGATTACAACCAGAGTTACATTTCCTATTCAGAAGAGATGGATGAAGGTCCTTGCATAGCCTTGATTGATGGATACATGACAAAGCCATTTTATTCGACATACGACACTAAACTAATCGAATCGAGCGAAAGTGAAATAGACGTGGAAACTTTCTAGATCcgcaaaataattttataccAGCTTTGTTGACTGtttgataataaaagaaaaataaaaattttaacattttttatttgggttgGTACTACAAATTTTTGGACTACATTTGATTCACCTTATTTATAGCAATTGTAGAAGAAATGTATGATCTCCCAAGGACTCATC
This sequence is a window from Daphnia pulicaria isolate SC F1-1A chromosome 7, SC_F0-13Bv2, whole genome shotgun sequence. Protein-coding genes within it:
- the LOC124350553 gene encoding CUB and sushi domain-containing protein 1-like isoform X1, translating into MEFLKTSPCWLIFFFTLVQSYHAAISCPPSTPVKLNTFCHHSQVSVPFPFECDATPVNYCHNAENLLQPNNSTKVYLDGNRFFDGDLIGNCWNDSTTTYSQSGHWQIKLDTIQNIYAVLVRTLGPARNQSSSLRVSLTRHVSSNRSETTRCHDFNYRDGYHTFYCYHPDEALTTSYRPGFDAKFVDIVGEVYIDETCDFTNIVKLYSYPVRVCGIPEAHHNQTIEPYANYYLIGQQVTYRCSDDVHTLIGQPDRVCQHNGLWSGNTPMCVLVRKFQPQTQLIHRMGNTELYWPADRLSNATRLDEMEMITYGFEAEYCINRTLLEYHSELSTGTELSVYTTSVNGTRHIWAANGTFGKYSNKQYFVPRVPFVCCSNVTIQRHQDLATRAIFKRSEFIYQIEADGYRHREFYCLRPHLFPNMKFSIKPNHTIENGVTVTIECSKGFHQQNADPAEILCENGMWKGRFPICERKHCPQPIKRSHSSWNYENKGLKFNQVRYKCDHGFELQGRNAATCIDGRWTTPSPTCKVTFCPSVVMPPNLFCMLNRKNEFYDATGNGTVFHHGISLVCYCQFGFRAIGNRTVRCDNQEWTSELPQCQKILCGSPPFLIPSGANNSIIQQRHWEIGLHNFTCPDELVIKDYNDQTSLELICQENGEWGETEVFECVNQTKGLECYVISGIVMGVILGLALITVSVVFGKRLMRKADKTKKINESRRNLTIVEDDYNQSYISYSEEMDEGPCIALIDGYMTKPFYSTYDTKLIESSESEIDVETF
- the LOC124350796 gene encoding protein spaetzle-like — its product is MSVQFMIFASLTVGVLCSPDPNYRPPVYGAQPKYEYVEIPHCAKNTTKSWCLEDSEYPQHEVQQALDQHYQAVLAFYKDKLANTENSVDGLDKLNDESYLCPSSTDYIRPFRAINVDGKWRTIVNGVESYGIKYTQTARIEECDVVVGATCPLVPSCYESKCVQKNIFHRFLVYNPYDYAFPFAIEKFKLPGSCGCVVGAFHL
- the LOC124350696 gene encoding proline-rich protein 3-like, which produces MLNIKTVLCLAAVLVAVMAEPEPQHYPNTFFPPPTSYPKPEYPERAPAYPKPSYPTPAPAYPKPTYSTTPAYPKPTYPTTPTYPKPTYPTTPTYPKPTYPTTPAYSKPAYPTTPTYPKPTYPTTPAYPNPTYPPPAYPKPAYPSPVPTYYPKPSYPQPAYPAPYNQKYESEYCDSRKAPKCSKNGTLTFCLEDSEYPEKEVKYAIDYDPIILKKYADVAEQSADNLVDGLTSLAEKHFDYSDYHGNTFEKGNWVGGEGYICPSDVLYARPVRAINAEGEWRVIVQEMAWPGYTQTQRTETCLFPGSSCRTLAPCYQSKCLQKYVYQRMLSFDPCDPQKGIFIDIYKLPSACSCHISA
- the LOC124350681 gene encoding DNA-directed RNA polymerase II subunit RPB1-like is translated as MKLNTQSVLVLFCLLLANALAEPNREKRSPDGHGHGHHHDHSHDHEHEHGHGAGIPIHTPDVSPQYYAQQYASPPSYDAQPSEYQEQQPYEEHQAASSFDAPKGPQEYDTPYYSSPSAPEYSPPAPEYSPPAPEYSPPAPEYSQPAPEYNSPAPAYSPPAPAYSPPAPAYSPPAPAYSPPAPAYSPPAPAYSPPAPYSPPAPSYSPSAPQSYQTPAAPSYYPPAASYSAPTAQYSPSYEAPQETYEVPQYSYGAPKGKKPKGSYGAPKATKAPKAKKPKGSYGAPKAKKPKSSYGPPKHSYSAPLQSYSAPAPSYQAPTPSYQAPSYQAPAPSYQAPAYSAPAPAYSAPAYSAPAYSAPAPAYSAPAPVYSAPQQSYQPQQQGYGK
- the LOC124350553 gene encoding CUB and sushi domain-containing protein 1-like isoform X3 — encoded protein: MEFLKTSPCWLIFFFTLVQSYHAAISCPPSTPVKLNTFCHHSQVSVPFPFECDATPVNYCHNAENLLQPNNSTKVYLDGNRFFDGDLIGNCWNDSTTTYSQSGHWQIKLDTIQNIYAVLVRTLGPARNQSSSLRVSLTRHVSSNRSETTRCHDFNYRDGYHTFYCYHPDEALTTSYRPGFDAKFVDIVGEVYIDETCDFTNIVKLYSYPVRVCGIPEAHHNQTIEPYANYYLIGQQVTYRCSDDVHTLIGQPDRVCQHNGLWSGNTPMCVLVRKFQPQTQLIHRMGNTELYWPADRLSNATRLDEMEMITYGFEAEYCINRTLLEYHSELSTGTELSVYTTSVNGTRHIWAANGTFGKYSNKQYFVPRVPFVCCSNVTIQRHQDLATRAIFKRSEFIYQIEADGYRHREFYCLRPHLFPNMKFSIKPNHTIENGVTVTIECSKGFHQQNADPAEILCENGMWKGRFPICERKHCPQPIKRSHSSWNYENKGLKFNQVRYKCDHGFELQGRNAATCIDGRWTTPSPTCKVTFCPSVVMPPNLFCMLNRKNEFYDATGNGTVFHHGISLVCYCQFGFRAIGNRTVRCDNQEWTSELPQCQTP
- the LOC124350553 gene encoding CUB and sushi domain-containing protein 1-like isoform X2, which gives rise to MEFLKTSPCWLIFFFTLVQSYHAAISCPPSTPVKLNTFCHHSQVSVPFPFECDATPVNYCHNAENLLQPNNSTKVYLDGNRFFDGDLIGNCWNDSTTTYSQSGHWQIKLDTIQNIYAVLVRTLGPARNQSSSLRVSLTRHVSSNRSETTRCHDFNYRDGYHTFYCYHPDEALTTSYRPGFDAKFVDIVGEVYIDETCDFTNIVKLYSYPVRVCGIPEAHHNQTIEPYANYYLIGQQVTYRCSDDVHTLIGQPDRVCQHNGLWSGNTPMCVLVRKFQPQTQLIHRMGNTELYWPADRLSNATRLDEMEMITYGFEAEYCINRTLLEYHSGTELSVYTTSVNGTRHIWAANGTFGKYSNKQYFVPRVPFVCCSNVTIQRHQDLATRAIFKRSEFIYQIEADGYRHREFYCLRPHLFPNMKFSIKPNHTIENGVTVTIECSKGFHQQNADPAEILCENGMWKGRFPICERKHCPQPIKRSHSSWNYENKGLKFNQVRYKCDHGFELQGRNAATCIDGRWTTPSPTCKVTFCPSVVMPPNLFCMLNRKNEFYDATGNGTVFHHGISLVCYCQFGFRAIGNRTVRCDNQEWTSELPQCQKILCGSPPFLIPSGANNSIIQQRHWEIGLHNFTCPDELVIKDYNDQTSLELICQENGEWGETEVFECVNQTKGLECYVISGIVMGVILGLALITVSVVFGKRLMRKADKTKKINESRRNLTIVEDDYNQSYISYSEEMDEGPCIALIDGYMTKPFYSTYDTKLIESSESEIDVETF